The region CTGTGGGGCGGGGTACGTAAACGGTACAGATGACATGATTTGCAAAAATTCTCACAGAAGGCGGGGGTGTGCCTTGAGCGAAAATTTGCGAAGGGGTACCTTACAATttcccacaatttttttttcatgcgaCACGGGGTTCGAACCTACAACCTCGGGATGTTAGGCGAGAGGCAAAACTTAaataccaccaatttgaagggcaaaaattaatgaccacccacaaatgaagggcaatctgcgcaaaaaaatcaaaagattcaaaataacttttttttttgcgcggattgtccttcatttggaagggtctttaattttgtccttcaaattagTCATGCTTAATTTTTATGCCTGGTAATAATTACTGCAGTTTTTACGGGTTCGAACTCCAACTTagtaaaaaaaaggaatttttagCAAAATTACCGCTGCCGAATCAAACTCTAttacgattttttttaatttttgattgacGGGGATTTGAACCCTAAACCAAGTaatttttagcgaaggacaaaagtgaaagaccaccaatttgagggacaaaaattaaagaccgccccCAGCGAAGGGTAATACTGTCAATATCCCTCAAAAgaattcaaaataaaaagggaTCAGCCCAATAAGAGCAATCTTTAGGCCAGTTGCACTTTTAtccctattttgtgttggtctttaattttgtagctcaagacaaattatttttttccggGACACAATTTATATTTTACATGTGTATATCGCATAAGTTATGCCCCGTGTTTTTATAGAACTTATGCCCCAATAGACATAATTTcgactttgaggggcaaaaattaaggaCTAACCCatttgaagagaaaaaattaaagactagtccATTTGAAGCACAAGCCATGCAATTTCTTCCATGCGGTCCTTTTGAAATATTAGGAAATGGGTGGAAATCAAAACTAAGTAAGATCCTGGGATGTTGCACCAAATCACACCCAATATTTTGCATCTAAGATAAATGTTAGAAATTTAATTCTATTAGACCCGTCTAACTCTTTTTCTATCTGCTCCAACAAATGTGTCACTATATctaattaaattataattttttaaattggtATTTTGGATGAATATCAACGACCTATTTGGTTTAAAACCGGGACATCTCAAGGTTATAATCTTGAAATTAAAACCAGAACTATACCTAGATAACATATCTCGCCTTCTGTATTCAATAAGTTATGCAGATTATAGTCTGATTTAATACGATTTTTTAGCTAATACCTCAAAGGgtaaaggtgcaaatatatccctcaactttgtgatttagagtatatatacccctcgttaaaaAAGTGGCGCATATATACCTCTGTTattacacaaatggtgcaaatatacccttgttgTTGCACAAATGGTGCACACTTTTCGCTAACAGAGTGTTTTTCAAGATCATTGagattgttttttaattttaaaaaatgccaggtggctttaaaaaaataactcgCCCATTTTTTAGTAGACTTACTTTCTTATAGCCACGTGGTAATTTTTTTCCAGGTAGGTCtggtctggttcgtttaaaaaattatctttGTGGCTTTACGAAAATAAGtctaacatttttttaaaacaaaccaGATCAATCcacaaggaaaaaaattatcacaTTGATTTTACAAAAATACATCTACTCAAacaaaatgggtagacttttttttttttttaaaagccacgtgacatttttaaaattaaaacataagctaaatgattttttaaaatattccatTAGCAAAAAAGGCATATTTGCTCCATTTGTATAATGGCAGTGGTATATGTGCACCACTTTTCGAGAAGTATATTTGTTTTAAATCGCAAAGttaaagggtatatttacacgTTTTCCCTACCTCAAATCAAACATGAAATAAGTTTAATCCTAAAATTTAAGTTTCGTAGAAATTGCACAGATTGTCTTTCacatgggctggtctttaatcttttacctttaaatgggttggtctttatatttttttccgtTAAAATCGTATTTATCTTGTGGGACATAAAATCTTTAAGAGCGCGAACGTAACATGAAATATTATGATGCAAATATATAAACTGATGCCCACGAAAAAATTGTTTTCCttgagcaaaaattaaagagcacaAATTAGAGGCAAACGTGCAAATGACCCCCTTTATATTgcattttcttttcaatttgagTGTCTCAAAACGTGAACGCTTTCAACTTGTCAGATTCGGTATCAAACTCAAACAAGACAAATTAATCATGCATTCACCGATTCGTTTCCACTAAGAAACAAATCATGACAAATAGAACCTCTCAaaagttaattaaataattatttgaaaAAGTGTATTAGTACTATTTTTATAGTTTCTTGTGCTTCGGTTATCGCATTATTTCGTTGTTGCTATTGTTCTTTAATGCTATGTGCTCTTTCTCTAACGCATTATATCGTTGTTGCTGCTGTTTTCATTTCTGTATTCCCTTTTTTAAAGTGTTGTGAAATGTTTTACTTGAtctgagggtctatcggaaataacTTGTCTATCTCTATGAGGTAGAAGTAAGGTTTGCGTATActctaccctcctcagaccTACTTATGAAATTATTTGAAAAGATAAGCAAGGATAGAAATGGATCTGCACTGTCGTGGATGAACTCTTGCAATTGGTAAAACAGAGACGTCCAAGCCCTTCTTAGGGGGTGTGATCGAGGTCTATGCAAGGATTGCAAGGTTGTTCCGAGTGAGATTCTTACGACGTAGCATAAGCTCGTGGTTATGGATTTAGAAattaagagaaagaagaagaagaggatcGCTTATGGTCCACCGAGGATTAGATGGGGAGGCTTAACTAAGGCAACAACCCAAGAGATTGAGGATAAGTTGGTGGCTATGGGGCTTGCGGGATTAGTGGGGACGCAGATAGTATGTGGGCTCGAACAACTGACTGTATCAGAGAGGCAGCTAGAGAGGTGCTGGGGGTTGCGAAGGGTAACTCAGGTGGGCATAAATGAGAGTGGTGGTGGAATAGAGAGGTCTAAGGAAAAGTAGAAGCCAAGAAGGCTGTGTATATAGCGTCAGTAGAGAGCGTAGATGAGGAGCAATAGGGAAACATATAAGATGGGGAAGAAGGAACCGAAGCTAGCGGTCACGGTGACTAAAACGACAGCTTTTGAGCACTTGTATGAAGAGCTCGATGCAAAAGAGGGGGTAGAAAGTTGTACAAGCTCGCCAAGGTGAGAGAAAGGAGGGCTCGTTAtgtggatcaagtgaagtgcatcaaggatGAGAACGGTGATGCGTTGGTAAAAGAGGCGCacattagacggagatggcaAACATacttccacaagctcttgaaTAAAGAAAGAGACAGGCTAAGTCTAAAGGTGTATCGATGGTTTATATTAGGGCTATTAAGGACATGTACGATGGAGTCAAGACCCGGATTAGAATAATGGGGGTTACTCAGAGCACTTCCCACTCAtgatggggttgcatcaggGATCAGCCCTTAGCCAGTTCCTATTTGCATGCCTtagtgatggatgaattgacacGACATATTTAATGGGAGGTGTTGTGGTGTATGCTATTCATGAGATGACATAGTTATGATTGACGAGTCACGTGATGGAGTTAACGATGAGGTACGGAAGTTTGCTGACGAGACCCTGGAGTCTAAGGTTTGAAGATTCGCCAAGGGACTAAGACGAGTATCTAGAGTGCGAAAGTTCGGTGGTGTGACAGAGAAGTGGAGGTTGGAAGTGAAGCTCGATGCCTGTGTCTACTGAAAAAATAGTTTCAAGTATCTGGGTTCATAATCCAAGAATACGGTGAGTTGAGGATGATGTTGCTCATTGTATTGGAGCAGGGTGGGTGAAACGGAGGCTCGCATCCGGGTTACTGTGCGATAAGAATATGTCACCAAGGCTTAAAGATAAATTCTATAGAGTGGTGGTTAGATCGACTCTGTTGTATGGTGCAGCATGTTGCCCACTCAAAAATACTCACGTCCAGAAAATGAGTGTAGCGGAGATGAGGATGCTCAGGTGGATGTGTGGGTGTACTAGGATGGATATGATTAGGAATGAAGTTATATTGGGCAAGGCAGAAGTGGCTCCTGTAGCggacaagatgagggaagcgAGATTGAGATGGCGTTTGGGCATGTGCAGAACAGGTGTGTAGATGCGCAAGTAAGGAGTTGTGAGAGGTTGACTATAACAAAAATTatgagaggtagaggtagaacGAATAAGAACTGGGGGGAGGTGATTAGGCAAGACATGACATAGCTCCAACTTACTGAGGACATGACTCTAGATAGGAAAGtgtggaggtcgaggattaggatAGTTGGTTAGTTGGTAGCCAAGTATTCTacttagtagtagtagtagtagtagttagTAATCATGTAGATTCTTTTTCTCAAGGTGTACTACTATATATCTCTTATTTTGCTTTTATCTTGCTACTTTGTTGtcatatatttttcttgatatCATGCTTCTCTTTCCTTCTTATCTTGCTCTGTTCTCTTGAGTCGAGGTCTACGCTTGACCTCCCGACCCCGCAAGGTAAGGGTGGAAGGTCTGTAACGACTACCCCACGACGCCTTTGTGGgtgtgggtatgttgttgtagagaCGTCCAAGCCCTTGTTGATATGTAGTGATTTTCCTCTCTAAATTGTCCCTCCCGTGTACCCTCTGCTATGGTATATAGGTAGTGATTATGCTCTCTAGATGGTTCCCATTGTGAATTGGGGGCCAAGAAAAAATCACGTGTGCAACGTGTAATGTGAAAGAAATGTAAAATATTTCTGTGCGCTGTTCTTACTTTTACAAGTGTTATTATATCAATGTGAAGTGTAATAGTAGACAAACACATACATTATAGCAAACAACAAAAAACTTTCGTGAAGACTGAAGAGTTGTTGAGACAAAGTCTAGTGGCTAAAACATTTTGCCAACCCACCATACTTTATTTATTGTAATCCATAAAATATATCCCAGTCTAAGTAGATACACTACGAAGGACGATTGCCTCAATAGTTAACCCAGGCCCAAAACCAAAGAGCACGCCCCAGTTAAGACCTTCACCGGTGGTACTCAATCCTATCTTGATAGAGACTTTTCTCATCTCAtccaaaacaaataaaacacTAGGACAGCCCATGTTCCCATAATTGCTCATGACATTCCGTGTCGCCTTGAGTTTTTCAGGCTTTAGGCCTTACTTTAATTCATTTTGATCCAATATTGCACGTCCACCTGCATGAGATACCCAAGAAATGGAGTTCCAGTTAGAAATGCCAAGAGGTTGGAATGCTTCCACTAGGATAATCTCAATGTTTTCTGAGATTAGCATTGGAGTATCCTTATGTATTTTAGCTATCAGCCCAGCCTCACAAAGGTTACCAATAAGTGCATGTCACTATTTGGGAGAAGAGTTTGAGTCGTGAATACAAGCTCAAACAAAGGCCTTTTCCACCGTCAGGGAGTGGATCTCAACCAACAATGATAGCTGATGCTCATTACCAAAGAAGGCTTGCACAACAAAAACTTCAATGTCGGTTTCACTTGGGGCATGGAAGCCGAACACATTGATTACTGAGCAAACAACAAGGACTCGAGCACCCTTGTTATTCTCAGCCAAGTCCTTGGCTAATCGAAGAGTAGAACTACAGCCAAAACAACCTTGTTGGTACATCATGTATCGTTTGACTGATGGACCAAGTCCGAGAATTTAGTCAGTTGGTAGTCTGCCCCCGGAATATCCATAACACTAGTGGTGCAAAAGACCAAATGCGTAATCATGGACTTGGACTGACCCCATTCATTGATGGCCTTTTCGGCTGCCTCCTTCCCAAATTTTGGCACTTCAACAATCGCAATTTCTTGCCTAGTGTTAAAGGATGGTGCTTTGTATTCACAAAAATTAGgattatttttcaatatttcctcCGTTAAGTGGAACTTCCTCTTTTTAATCATTGATCCGTAAGCTGCAACATATGGAATATGTGAGATGCATGCAAGGTTCAATCAACATGCTCCTAGGTACGTATCAAAGCGTTGAAACTTAATGCTTatattgattttgttggaaacATTTTTCTTGCTTTGAGCTAGATGAAAGTGGTGGCGAAAAAAGAAACCAAATGAGATTCAATCCAAAATCTTGAAGTAATACATAGCAGTGTTTATAGAGGCGTTTTCGGGGCGAGTCCTGGGGTGAGCTCCGGGGCGCAAATGAAAGGCGTTGATCCATAGGGCATATGCCCTAGAATTTGGACTGCAAGTCCCGGATGCAAAAGCGTAAGCCCCGGGCGTtaaaaaaagtataattttgctataaattatgatttttattattgttataatgatatttatacttTGTGTTATCATGTTGTAgtgatttttcctaaaatatataatttaagaaagcaactctcatagaaaataacactgctataaatagttttttttagatgattttgatatgatagAGATTTCATAGCACTATGTTTCTGAAGCAACTTTATCCATTTTTGTCAGTGCTCGTACACATTTtgcccttcttcttctttgaatatataaataagtTAGTTCAACTATTAGTTGAGGTCGGGGAAGTACTAATAGATATAGAGATTGATGATTAAGTGAATGaaaatatcattttaaaaattatctaggctattatcattttttttgtgttgttacgaacctttctcaaataatatttataataattctttttacACACCCCGTAGATCCATTGGACCTATGGCCCATGTCTCAGGGTTTACGCCTAGCGCGCCTACTCTTAAAACACCGATACATAGTTATTCAAGTGATTCTGTCACTCCCCGAACCATGGCATGGGCGAAACACAACAACGGTGTCTTACTGCATGTgacgagcgaaccacatggcttgctgaatcatcatgaggaatacatgagcggaatataacatgagaacatgatgagcctttataaaataagaatagtcataatattaaataaaacacttgtttaaatcatgaatgcggaaaaATCGAGAACTCGACGAGGTGGCTACTTAACTCTAAGAATCTGACACAACTGACTGcatagtctatgaaacctctaacatgaacatgagtctGCTAAACATATTTGTTGAGTGCATAACTAAtcatgaaagtaaataacttcCTAAAACCCCGAAGAGAATAAGGCTCGCCCAGCGTACGAAAGATTGTCCTGCGGCATATGTGTAGTCCTGTAAATTTGTACACGTCGTGAAATGTAGGCCCCAAGACAAATAAAGGGATGTTAGCGCATTGACTGTCTTGCAAATTGCCGTAAACAGGCGAAACAATAAGCATGGCACGTAAAATAGCAATGATAACGGTGAGCCCAGAGTGAAACCAAAATTTGTGGCAAAAACGTGAGAATGGATGGTCTGTATAAATAGCATTAGTAAAATATACATGGGAGCGTTAGTATGGCCAGACATATAACCACCGTTAACACGTGGCGTCGATCTCTGCCGGTCAGCTAAACTATCTTGTACCTtaggggtacaagacatgaatatgacatgaaaggatccaaatCCCTCGATGGGGAAAATATGAAGGAGATCGTCCTCTTTGGGCGggcgatccttatcctatgtTGGCATACTTAGTTTTAGGTATAAAACACTTCTCGtgtctgtgcaactcccaaaaacatgaacatgatatagttggctgagaagcccatgaatttcataaaaaCATGACTTGTGTTATAGCATGGATATCTTGTATCATAATCATGGATAAGGTTATATAATTtatttgcatgaaaatgtgtggacatgtaggatattcatggaAGTAACCATAATATTTAATAACTTGCATGTAgaaacccatggaatgcaataTAGGTTTTCACGGATTACGAACGGATTCCCAATAGCcaaaatggaagattaggaatacaacaacagatatatatatttcaaaaatggtAAATCATGGTGCATggacttagggttatcatgaacttggctaaaaaccctagtttagtgAGCTCTTgcataatcatggaagaacgtgcCGTGGGGAAaaacaaagatgttcccacgtgtagatagcaaccctacatacctggtaatgctccaaactcgTAACAAAAATCTGAACTTTGTAGGAGAATCCCAAAAAGATTAAACCTTGAGCCTTGagatggattttcttgaaaatcctaggttaagaatgatgaactcttatttagaaatcatggatacaTATTAGAATTCATTCGGAATGGTTGGGTAGGCTTACCTtattgttttggattgttgggagaaGAAAACCTTCGCGCTAGGGGTTGGAGAATGTTAAAAGTGGAAAAAGAACTGAACATGACGTATTATACTTAACTGAGTTGGGAAATGATACGgttcatataatattatacggtctgcGTAACTTGGCCGTATTTGACAAtgattaaaatttcaaaaactggAATTTCCAGCTGAGTTTCACGGGTTGGATATACaatccgtataatattatatcgGACACAGTACGGTCGGATAATGTTTTTAAACCTTTAAGCGAGAAACTAAAATTTCTCCA is a window of Lycium ferocissimum isolate CSIRO_LF1 chromosome 12, AGI_CSIRO_Lferr_CH_V1, whole genome shotgun sequence DNA encoding:
- the LOC132039232 gene encoding uncharacterized protein LOC132039232, translated to MGKKEPKLAVTVTKTTAFEHLYEELDAKEGVESCTSSPRFAKGLRRVSRVRKFGGVTEKWRLEVKLDAWWVKRRLASGLLCDKNMSPRLKDKFYRVVVRSTLLYGAACCPLKNTHVQKMSVAEMRMLRWMCGCTRMDMIRNEVILGKAEVAPVADKMREARLRWRLGMCRTGV